In one window of Lewinella sp. 4G2 DNA:
- a CDS encoding L-type lectin-domain containing protein, with amino-acid sequence MSRHLITLLFLLPFTLTGQSSVQDFDLGGTARILNDECIRLTPDAQYASGSAWYEKAIDLSKPFEITVCLVLGKNDDLGADGIGFVFHPTRRTGYRGEGMGFAGLVPSLGIEFDTYQNYHLADPPQDHVAIMVNGQTHHYASVDGPNPVPNLEDGNKHLLWINWDPIYQQLTVQLDGKERASLQADIVKQIFQGNPTVYWGVTAATGRKTNYQDICIKKLTFAQAGQ; translated from the coding sequence GTGTCACGTCACCTGATTACCCTACTTTTTCTACTTCCGTTCACACTTACTGGCCAGTCCAGCGTCCAGGATTTTGACCTGGGCGGCACGGCCCGCATCCTCAATGATGAATGCATCCGTCTTACGCCGGATGCCCAGTACGCCAGCGGTTCCGCCTGGTACGAAAAGGCCATCGACCTATCCAAGCCCTTCGAGATCACGGTGTGTCTCGTCCTGGGAAAGAATGATGATCTGGGAGCCGACGGCATCGGCTTCGTTTTCCACCCGACCCGCCGGACGGGCTACCGGGGAGAAGGAATGGGCTTTGCGGGCCTCGTCCCCTCGCTGGGGATTGAATTCGATACCTACCAGAATTACCATTTGGCGGATCCGCCCCAGGACCACGTCGCCATCATGGTCAACGGCCAGACCCACCATTACGCCAGCGTGGATGGGCCCAACCCCGTCCCCAATCTGGAAGATGGGAACAAACACTTACTCTGGATTAATTGGGACCCCATCTACCAGCAACTCACCGTTCAGCTGGATGGCAAGGAAAGGGCTAGCCTCCAGGCCGACATCGTCAAGCAAATATTTCAGGGGAACCCCACTGTGTACTGGGGCGTAACCGCAGCGACCGGGCGTAAAACCAACTACCAGGACATCTGCATCAAGAAATTGACCTTCGCGCAGGCGGGGCAGTAA
- the coaD gene encoding pantetheine-phosphate adenylyltransferase, translated as MKTAVFPGSFDPITIGHVELVRRAVPLFDRIVVAVGVNSQKKYLCSLEQRLTWLETVFADEPKVEIASFEGLTAHFCKEIGARYLLRGLRNASDFDYEKTISQLNDIVGEGLETIFLISRPEVSHISSTIVREIIKGGGDATPFLPEGITVKL; from the coding sequence ATGAAAACCGCCGTATTCCCCGGGTCTTTTGACCCCATCACGATTGGCCACGTGGAACTCGTCCGCCGCGCCGTCCCCCTGTTTGACCGGATCGTCGTGGCCGTCGGCGTGAACAGCCAGAAGAAGTACCTCTGCTCGTTGGAGCAACGCCTGACTTGGCTGGAAACTGTATTTGCGGACGAGCCAAAGGTGGAAATCGCCAGCTTCGAAGGGCTGACGGCTCACTTTTGTAAGGAGATCGGAGCCCGCTACTTACTAAGGGGATTGCGTAACGCCAGCGATTTCGACTACGAAAAAACCATCTCCCAGCTCAACGACATTGTAGGGGAAGGTCTGGAAACCATCTTTCTGATCAGCCGGCCCGAAGTGAGCCACATCAGTTCGACGATCGTGCGAGAGATTATTAAGGGTGGGGGAGATGCTACCCCATTCTTACCGGAAGGGATTACGGTGAAATTGTAA
- a CDS encoding gliding motility lipoprotein GldH, giving the protein MKTVLQFASAALLLFCLSACGPIVMYEYQQATNGNGWSYADTLNFGFSIDDPHQPYDLEIIVDHTEQYAYENLYLNIYTTPPTGIRTKERISIDLAGDFGAWNGDCSGGECEYSIPILLDTRFPNVGTYQITLEQNSRDEPLPAITGLGLRLVESPEQ; this is encoded by the coding sequence ATGAAAACAGTCCTGCAATTTGCTAGCGCCGCGCTCTTACTCTTCTGCCTATCCGCTTGCGGCCCAATTGTTATGTACGAATACCAACAAGCCACCAATGGCAACGGCTGGAGCTACGCGGATACCCTCAATTTCGGGTTCAGTATTGATGACCCACACCAACCCTACGACCTGGAAATCATCGTCGACCACACCGAGCAGTACGCGTACGAGAACCTATACCTGAATATCTACACCACGCCACCCACGGGCATCCGCACGAAAGAACGCATCAGTATCGACCTTGCCGGAGACTTTGGTGCGTGGAACGGTGACTGCTCGGGCGGCGAATGTGAGTACTCCATTCCGATCCTGCTCGACACGCGCTTTCCGAACGTCGGTACTTACCAGATCACGCTGGAACAAAACAGCCGGGACGAACCCCTGCCAGCCATTACCGGGCTGGGTTTACGGCTGGTGGAATCACCGGAGCAGTAA
- a CDS encoding endonuclease V: MIYAFDAYYRDNVCQTAAATFNNWSDVKPLHLHTAITTVASEYIPGQFYKRELPGILQVLNYFPPSENDLIVIDGYVHLDDEGKYGLGGHLYESLGQRVPIVGVAKKKYKTVNARLREVTRGKSLKPLYITAVGVDLDRAAQWITNMAGPYRIPTLLKIVDERSRAE, encoded by the coding sequence ATGATCTACGCATTCGACGCTTACTACCGGGATAACGTTTGCCAGACGGCTGCGGCGACGTTTAATAACTGGTCCGACGTGAAGCCGCTTCACTTGCATACGGCCATTACCACCGTGGCGAGTGAGTATATCCCCGGGCAGTTTTACAAGCGAGAATTGCCGGGCATCCTGCAGGTACTGAATTACTTCCCACCCAGCGAAAATGACCTTATAGTGATTGACGGCTACGTTCACCTGGACGATGAGGGCAAGTACGGACTTGGCGGCCACCTCTACGAGTCACTCGGACAGCGAGTCCCCATCGTTGGGGTGGCGAAGAAAAAATACAAAACCGTCAACGCACGTCTCCGGGAAGTCACCCGCGGGAAGAGCCTCAAGCCGCTCTACATCACCGCCGTGGGGGTGGACCTGGACCGCGCCGCTCAGTGGATCACCAATATGGCCGGCCCCTACCGCATCCCTACCCTACTTAAGATTGTGGATGAACGGAGCCGGGCAGAATGA
- a CDS encoding DinB family protein has translation MRVSELPAEEYNDYYAGYIDQIPDVSLRSALDESAAALLEYLTHVPENHVNYRYAPGKWTVKECLQHIIDTERVFAGRALRIGRGDTAPLPGFDQNEFASVAKVEDRRWLDMIEEFRVVRRSNTILFKSLTEEDLARIGHMSGNPASCRAIGFILCGHVFHHAKLYREKYGFGTSA, from the coding sequence ATGCGCGTTTCCGAACTACCCGCCGAAGAATACAACGACTATTACGCCGGCTATATCGACCAGATCCCTGACGTTAGCCTGCGCTCAGCGCTCGACGAAAGTGCCGCCGCACTGCTCGAATACCTCACTCACGTCCCCGAAAACCACGTCAATTACCGCTACGCACCGGGTAAGTGGACGGTTAAAGAATGCCTGCAACACATCATCGATACCGAGCGGGTCTTTGCTGGTAGAGCGCTCCGCATTGGCCGTGGGGATACCGCGCCGTTGCCCGGTTTTGACCAGAACGAATTTGCCAGCGTGGCCAAGGTTGAAGATCGCCGCTGGCTCGATATGATCGAAGAATTTCGGGTCGTACGCCGCTCCAATACAATCCTTTTCAAATCGCTTACGGAAGAAGATTTAGCGCGTATCGGTCACATGTCCGGAAACCCCGCCAGTTGCCGGGCCATCGGCTTCATCCTCTGCGGCCACGTATTCCACCACGCTAAGCTATACCGCGAGAAGTATGGCTTTGGAACTTCCGCCTAG
- a CDS encoding cupin domain-containing protein, with product MRPKVNLNDKYDSFTELWTPKIVGELNGQLVKLAKVSGEFVWHDHANEDELFLVQRGILHLEFRSGEIITLKEGEFHIVPRGVEHRPFTDEGKEAWIMLIEPATTKHTGDVIDEKTQHQLDWI from the coding sequence ATGCGACCAAAAGTAAACCTGAATGACAAGTACGACTCCTTCACCGAGCTTTGGACGCCAAAAATTGTGGGCGAGCTGAACGGCCAATTGGTAAAATTAGCCAAGGTGAGCGGCGAATTTGTCTGGCACGACCATGCCAATGAAGACGAACTATTTCTGGTACAACGCGGCATCCTTCACCTGGAGTTTCGCAGTGGCGAGATCATCACTCTTAAGGAAGGAGAATTTCACATCGTTCCCCGCGGCGTCGAACACCGTCCCTTTACCGACGAAGGCAAAGAAGCCTGGATCATGCTCATCGAGCCAGCCACCACGAAACACACCGGGGACGTAATCGACGAAAAAACGCAACATCAACTAGACTGGATCTAG
- a CDS encoding nucleotide exchange factor GrpE, protein MGKKNTNNEPIVDEDLLKDAGLDLDGQQVADQIEEEIEDFQEPAASASNDNVIAGLNQQIAEKDDRHLRLYAEFENYKRRSQREKLDLMETAGRKTMLALLPVLDDFDRAVKQAESDEDTKKVWDSGVGLIHKKLLNSLSGQGLKPMESNGEDFNADLHEAITEIPSPEMSGKVVDTVERGYTLNGKIIRHAKVVVGK, encoded by the coding sequence ATGGGAAAGAAGAATACCAACAACGAGCCAATTGTAGATGAGGATCTCCTTAAAGATGCCGGCCTCGACCTCGACGGCCAGCAAGTAGCCGACCAGATTGAGGAGGAGATTGAGGATTTTCAAGAACCCGCAGCCTCCGCGAGTAACGATAACGTGATTGCCGGCCTCAACCAGCAGATTGCCGAGAAGGATGATCGCCACCTCCGCCTGTACGCCGAGTTTGAAAACTACAAGCGGCGCAGCCAGCGGGAGAAATTGGACCTGATGGAAACTGCCGGCCGCAAAACCATGCTGGCCCTGCTTCCCGTACTCGATGATTTTGACCGTGCTGTAAAGCAGGCAGAAAGTGACGAGGACACTAAAAAAGTGTGGGACAGCGGCGTTGGTCTGATTCACAAGAAATTGCTGAATTCACTATCCGGCCAGGGGCTGAAGCCAATGGAATCCAACGGCGAAGACTTCAATGCAGATCTGCACGAAGCCATCACCGAAATTCCTAGCCCGGAGATGTCCGGCAAGGTGGTCGATACCGTGGAACGCGGCTACACCCTCAACGGCAAAATTATTCGCCACGCCAAAGTGGTCGTCGGAAAATAA
- a CDS encoding MFS transporter: protein MNVLDDNLGAPSLQPLNDKRTLNGWALFDWANSAFALVITTAIFPPYFTTVIPEKFNVLGVVFTNSSWLTWTISISYLIIAVLSPWLSGIADAGGRRKSFLRIFTTIGGLATLALFFFDGPDTLWLGTVGFALGLVGFAGGLVFYNSFLPVIATPDRFDKLSARGFAMGYVGSVILLLVNLAMVQRPDLFGLPTESTLPVRMVYLTVGIWWLAFAYVSFSRLPDDVRQVGASFADMGRAGWEELKNVYAKISQSRTTKRFLLAFFLYSAGVQTVVFLASTFASKELGFETSELIILILILQVVAIAGAYLAAAVSARFGNRVGIIFQLVIWFFICMAGYFVYGKEQFYVVAGFVGLVMGGIQSLSRSTYAKLIPSRKDVTSYFSFYDVLEKVAIVLGTFIFGALDLLTGSMRLSLLTLGIFFAVGIGVMFTFSLASIRGAVAGAEEVG from the coding sequence ATGAACGTACTCGACGACAACCTGGGCGCCCCCTCGCTGCAACCCCTCAACGATAAGCGAACCCTCAACGGTTGGGCGCTTTTCGACTGGGCAAATTCGGCCTTTGCCCTCGTCATCACCACCGCGATCTTTCCGCCGTACTTCACGACGGTTATCCCCGAAAAATTTAATGTCCTGGGCGTCGTCTTCACAAACAGCTCGTGGCTTACCTGGACGATCTCGATCAGTTACCTTATCATCGCTGTTCTCTCACCCTGGCTTTCGGGTATTGCTGATGCGGGTGGACGCAGAAAGTCATTCCTACGCATCTTCACCACCATCGGGGGCTTGGCAACGCTGGCCTTATTCTTTTTTGACGGGCCGGATACGCTCTGGCTGGGGACGGTCGGCTTCGCACTAGGTTTAGTTGGCTTTGCTGGTGGGCTCGTTTTTTACAACTCCTTTCTTCCGGTAATTGCCACCCCGGATCGTTTTGACAAACTGTCAGCGCGGGGCTTTGCCATGGGGTACGTGGGGTCCGTCATTCTGCTGCTCGTCAATCTGGCCATGGTACAACGGCCGGACCTATTTGGCCTGCCAACGGAGAGCACGTTACCCGTCCGAATGGTATACCTCACCGTAGGGATCTGGTGGTTGGCTTTTGCGTACGTCAGTTTCAGTCGATTGCCGGATGACGTAAGGCAAGTGGGAGCCAGCTTTGCCGACATGGGCCGTGCCGGTTGGGAAGAGTTGAAAAATGTCTACGCCAAGATCAGCCAGAGCCGTACCACGAAGCGTTTCTTACTCGCCTTTTTTCTCTACAGCGCGGGCGTCCAAACCGTAGTGTTTCTGGCTTCCACTTTCGCTTCCAAAGAGTTGGGTTTCGAAACCAGCGAGCTCATCATCCTTATCCTCATTCTCCAGGTCGTTGCAATCGCTGGGGCCTATTTGGCGGCGGCGGTTAGTGCCCGCTTCGGCAACCGGGTCGGCATTATCTTCCAACTGGTGATCTGGTTTTTCATCTGCATGGCGGGCTACTTCGTCTACGGCAAGGAGCAGTTTTACGTGGTTGCCGGGTTCGTCGGCCTCGTCATGGGGGGGATCCAGAGCCTTAGCCGGAGCACCTACGCCAAGCTTATTCCATCTCGTAAGGACGTCACGAGCTACTTCAGCTTTTACGACGTGCTCGAAAAAGTGGCCATCGTACTGGGCACCTTCATCTTTGGGGCGCTGGATTTACTCACCGGCAGCATGCGTCTCAGTTTACTTACCCTCGGCATTTTTTTCGCCGTAGGCATCGGAGTAATGTTCACCTTCAGTCTGGCATCAATCAGGGGCGCTGTCGCAGGTGCGGAGGAAGTGGGTTAG
- the dnaJ gene encoding molecular chaperone DnaJ, protein MAKRDYYEVLGVGKNADAKELKKAYRKLAMKYHPDRNPDDKVAEDKFKEAAEAYDVLGDEDKKSRYDRFGHAGVDQQQGGFGGGGMTMDDIMSQFGNMFGGGAAGGDFFGGGGARRQARGERGSNLRIKVSLTLEEIATGVTKRIKVKRQKQCDVCDGSGAKDSSSVSSCTTCNGAGVVRQVRSTFLGQMATTTTCPTCSGTGTVIKANCTNCKGEGRTYDEDTIEVNIPAGVEEDMQLSMRGKGNAGRRGGPAGDLLINIKEKPHEFLQRDGQKLIYDLYLNFADAALGTSVEVPTITGKVKIKVPAGTQSGKIFRLRDKGLPALQGYGKGDQLIHVNLWTPKKLNKDETELLERMRDMDNFKPQQQKGDKGFFERMKEYFN, encoded by the coding sequence ATGGCTAAGAGAGATTATTACGAAGTACTGGGCGTGGGTAAGAACGCCGACGCTAAAGAACTGAAGAAGGCCTACCGTAAACTGGCCATGAAATACCACCCCGACCGTAACCCGGACGATAAGGTGGCCGAAGATAAATTCAAGGAAGCCGCGGAAGCTTACGACGTCCTCGGCGACGAAGACAAAAAGAGCCGCTACGACCGCTTCGGCCACGCGGGCGTTGACCAGCAACAAGGCGGTTTCGGCGGCGGTGGGATGACGATGGACGACATCATGTCCCAGTTCGGCAATATGTTTGGCGGTGGTGCTGCTGGGGGCGACTTTTTTGGTGGCGGCGGCGCTCGTCGCCAGGCCCGTGGTGAGCGTGGGTCGAACCTCCGGATCAAAGTTTCCCTGACACTCGAGGAGATCGCCACTGGCGTGACCAAGCGGATCAAGGTGAAGCGTCAAAAGCAGTGTGACGTCTGTGACGGTTCGGGCGCCAAGGACTCTAGTAGCGTATCCAGCTGTACGACCTGTAATGGCGCCGGTGTCGTCCGTCAGGTACGGTCCACCTTCCTGGGCCAAATGGCCACGACGACTACTTGCCCCACCTGTTCGGGCACGGGTACGGTCATCAAAGCCAACTGTACCAACTGTAAAGGAGAGGGCCGCACTTACGATGAGGACACCATCGAAGTCAATATCCCCGCCGGCGTGGAAGAAGACATGCAGCTCAGCATGCGCGGTAAGGGTAACGCCGGGCGCCGCGGTGGCCCCGCCGGAGACCTACTCATTAATATCAAAGAGAAGCCACACGAATTCCTGCAGCGGGATGGCCAGAAATTGATCTACGACCTCTACCTCAATTTTGCTGATGCCGCGCTGGGCACCTCCGTTGAAGTACCCACCATCACCGGAAAGGTTAAGATCAAGGTACCGGCCGGCACGCAATCCGGAAAGATCTTCCGCCTCCGCGATAAAGGTCTGCCAGCCCTTCAGGGGTACGGCAAAGGGGATCAATTGATTCACGTCAATCTATGGACGCCCAAGAAGCTGAACAAGGATGAAACGGAACTGCTGGAGCGCATGCGCGATATGGACAACTTCAAACCGCAGCAGCAGAAAGGCGATAAAGGCTTCTTCGAGAGAATGAAGGAGTACTTCAACTAA
- a CDS encoding O-methyltransferase produces MRASVSYWLFRIVSSCRWYWSAVTRYDVHSPQIVSFINEVYRDDRYYHAFTEISRVRQSWRHDRRSIQLLSQGAPSKTIARGRTKRSARSLVATNAIGESSGRFLFRLALWLRAERILEFGTNAGISTLYLAKPDSQARVVTVEGNPEVANLAQETFQRAGVQPAAHCALFGNWLRQNPPTAATPYDLVFIDGDHRYAATLDYVRQLLRARTDKSVFVIADIHWSEGMESAWAELKKLPEVTASVDTYHFGLLFFEPGLRGPHVTLIPTRYKPWRLGFFNATG; encoded by the coding sequence ATGCGCGCGTCCGTCTCTTACTGGCTCTTTCGGATTGTCTCCAGCTGCCGCTGGTACTGGTCAGCCGTCACGCGCTACGACGTGCATTCTCCCCAAATTGTATCCTTCATCAATGAGGTTTACCGAGATGATCGGTACTACCACGCGTTTACGGAGATCAGTCGGGTTCGGCAGTCTTGGCGCCACGATAGGCGCAGCATCCAGCTTCTCAGCCAGGGAGCACCTAGTAAAACCATTGCCAGGGGGCGTACGAAGCGGTCGGCCCGGTCGCTGGTGGCGACCAATGCAATTGGAGAATCATCCGGCCGCTTTCTATTTAGGTTGGCATTGTGGCTGAGGGCAGAACGAATTCTGGAGTTTGGTACGAACGCTGGTATTAGTACGCTGTACCTGGCCAAGCCTGATTCGCAGGCGAGGGTAGTTACCGTCGAAGGCAACCCGGAGGTAGCCAATTTGGCGCAGGAGACTTTCCAGCGAGCCGGGGTGCAGCCAGCGGCACACTGCGCGTTATTCGGTAACTGGCTACGGCAAAATCCGCCCACCGCCGCTACACCTTACGATCTGGTATTCATTGATGGGGACCACCGGTACGCTGCTACCCTTGATTACGTCCGCCAGTTGTTGCGGGCGCGGACGGACAAAAGTGTATTCGTAATTGCCGACATCCACTGGTCGGAGGGTATGGAGAGCGCCTGGGCGGAATTGAAGAAACTCCCCGAAGTGACGGCCTCGGTGGATACCTACCACTTTGGACTACTCTTTTTTGAGCCCGGCCTGCGGGGGCCTCACGTAACGCTGATTCCTACGCGCTACAAGCCCTGGCGCCTGGGATTTTTCAATGCAACAGGTTAG
- the pyrF gene encoding orotidine-5'-phosphate decarboxylase: MNRKELFAAIQAKESFLCVGLDVDPKKMPTHLNGDVLAFNKAIIDATRDLCVAYKPNTAFYEALGLDGMRILKDTLDYIGPDHFTIADAKRGDIGNTSRYYASFAFHTLGADSITVAPYMGEDSVSPFLEYDGKWAIVLALTSNKGSQDFQHAGQDGGEKLYTKVMRKTMEWGTPDQLMFVCGATQAEKFAELRKVSPDHFYLVPGIGAQGGDLDGVCRHGMNDHCGLLVNSSRGILYASAGEDFAEAARASAKSLQDKMAAALKAYL; this comes from the coding sequence ATGAACCGTAAAGAATTGTTTGCCGCCATTCAGGCTAAGGAGAGCTTCCTCTGTGTAGGTCTCGACGTGGACCCTAAGAAAATGCCCACTCACTTGAACGGGGATGTTTTGGCATTCAACAAGGCCATCATCGACGCTACGCGGGATCTCTGCGTGGCTTACAAGCCAAACACGGCCTTCTACGAAGCGCTGGGGCTGGACGGGATGCGCATCCTCAAGGACACCCTTGACTACATCGGCCCCGACCACTTTACCATTGCGGACGCTAAGCGGGGTGACATCGGCAACACCAGCCGGTACTACGCCAGTTTTGCCTTCCATACGCTGGGGGCAGACTCCATTACCGTTGCTCCGTACATGGGGGAGGATTCGGTCTCTCCCTTTTTGGAGTACGACGGCAAATGGGCCATTGTCCTCGCCCTGACGAGCAATAAGGGAAGCCAGGACTTCCAGCACGCCGGCCAGGACGGCGGCGAAAAGCTCTACACCAAGGTGATGCGCAAGACTATGGAATGGGGCACTCCGGACCAATTAATGTTCGTCTGCGGAGCCACCCAGGCCGAGAAGTTTGCGGAGCTCCGTAAGGTTAGCCCGGACCACTTTTACCTGGTGCCCGGTATTGGCGCTCAGGGTGGTGACCTAGATGGTGTATGCCGCCACGGTATGAATGATCACTGTGGTTTGCTGGTCAATTCCAGCCGCGGCATCCTATACGCCAGCGCCGGGGAAGACTTCGCCGAAGCCGCCCGAGCCAGCGCCAAGAGCCTGCAGGATAAGATGGCGGCGGCACTGAAAGCTTACCTTTAA
- a CDS encoding sugar phosphate isomerase/epimerase has protein sequence MKTIQGPAIFLAQFMGDEAPFNSLDGICKYMADLGYKGIQIPTWDARLIDLEKAAESKTYCDELKGKIGEYGLTITELASHLQGQLVAVHPAYQKMYEGFAPKEVAGNAKATQEWATQQMKWNAKASRNLGISAHPSFSGALLWPYVYPWPQRPAGLVEDAFAELGKRWTPILDVFDECGVDVGYELHPGEDVMDGTSFERFVEACGGHQRAQINYDPSHFVLQALDYLEFIDIYHERICAFHVKDAEFNPTGRQGVYSGYSGWADRAGRFRSLGDGQVDFKAIFSKLSQYDYDGWAVLEWECAIKSSAQGAAEGAPFIAEHIIEVTERAFDDFADAGTDAETNRRILGIG, from the coding sequence ATGAAAACAATCCAAGGACCAGCCATTTTTCTCGCCCAATTCATGGGGGACGAAGCGCCCTTCAACAGCCTCGATGGCATCTGCAAATACATGGCCGACCTCGGTTACAAAGGCATTCAAATTCCTACCTGGGACGCACGCCTGATCGACCTCGAAAAGGCCGCCGAATCCAAGACTTACTGCGACGAGCTGAAGGGTAAAATCGGTGAGTACGGACTGACGATCACCGAACTCGCCAGCCACCTGCAGGGCCAACTCGTGGCCGTCCACCCCGCCTACCAGAAGATGTACGAAGGCTTCGCCCCAAAGGAGGTGGCCGGTAATGCCAAAGCGACCCAGGAATGGGCGACCCAGCAAATGAAGTGGAACGCCAAGGCGAGCCGCAACTTGGGCATCAGCGCTCACCCCTCCTTCAGTGGTGCCTTGCTGTGGCCTTACGTCTACCCCTGGCCCCAGCGCCCCGCCGGATTAGTAGAGGACGCCTTCGCCGAACTCGGCAAGCGCTGGACGCCCATCCTCGACGTATTCGATGAGTGTGGCGTCGACGTCGGTTACGAACTCCACCCCGGTGAGGACGTGATGGACGGCACCAGCTTCGAGCGCTTCGTGGAAGCCTGCGGCGGCCACCAGCGCGCGCAAATCAACTACGACCCGAGCCACTTCGTGCTACAGGCCTTGGACTACCTCGAATTTATCGACATCTACCACGAGCGAATCTGTGCTTTCCACGTGAAGGATGCCGAGTTTAATCCTACCGGCCGCCAGGGCGTCTATTCCGGCTACTCCGGTTGGGCGGATCGTGCGGGACGCTTCCGCAGCCTTGGTGACGGGCAGGTGGACTTCAAGGCCATCTTCTCCAAACTTAGCCAGTACGATTACGACGGCTGGGCGGTGTTGGAATGGGAGTGCGCGATCAAATCGAGCGCCCAGGGAGCGGCGGAGGGTGCGCCCTTCATTGCTGAACATATTATTGAAGTGACGGAACGGGCTTTTGATGACTTTGCGGATGCGGGAACGGATGCGGAGACGAATCGGAGGATTTTGGGGATTGGGTGA
- a CDS encoding aspartate kinase, producing MSPTPLKVFKFGGASLRDAAAIRNVANILALFKDTPIMIVVSAMGKSTNALEEVARAYYKRDLDTAREKLSEIHGTTMRSVAELFPDGIPGELAANINDLLVSIEWMFEDEPNESYDYDYDQIVSLGELLSSHIVSAFLNSQDLPTTWVDARDCIMTDNTYREGWVQWPETQARITKQVAPLLENGGFALTQGFIGSTSENYTTTLGREGSDYSAAIFSYCLDAAGMYIWKDVPGVLTADPRLFDNVSKIDRLSYKEAIEMTYYGAKVIHPKTIKPLQNKSIPLHVRSFIDPEAVGTIISGEAGDSYPPMVAVEKDQALVNISTRDFSFVAEHHISQLFDHITATRLQVNMMQNTAISFNIVVNDIDDRIERFQALVEKDFKTTVDRDLELITIRHYTPQVRDSMRQGKVMLLEGRLPLTLQMVMKDVPVIKRRDEPVVGWNAKVS from the coding sequence ATGTCTCCTACCCCGTTGAAAGTCTTCAAATTTGGTGGTGCTTCCCTTCGTGATGCCGCCGCCATTCGTAACGTCGCCAATATTCTGGCGCTGTTTAAGGATACTCCCATCATGATCGTTGTTTCGGCGATGGGTAAGTCGACCAATGCGTTGGAGGAGGTAGCGCGCGCCTATTACAAACGCGATTTGGATACGGCCCGGGAGAAGCTGAGTGAGATCCACGGCACCACCATGCGTTCGGTAGCGGAACTGTTTCCGGATGGCATTCCGGGTGAACTCGCCGCCAACATCAATGACCTGCTGGTGAGCATCGAATGGATGTTTGAGGACGAACCAAATGAATCCTACGACTACGATTACGACCAGATCGTCAGTTTGGGTGAGCTTCTATCCAGCCACATCGTTAGTGCCTTCCTGAACAGTCAGGATCTGCCCACGACTTGGGTAGATGCGCGCGACTGCATCATGACGGATAATACCTACCGCGAAGGTTGGGTACAGTGGCCGGAAACGCAGGCCCGCATTACGAAGCAAGTGGCGCCCCTGCTGGAAAATGGTGGCTTTGCACTTACCCAGGGTTTCATCGGGTCCACCAGTGAAAATTACACAACCACGCTGGGCCGGGAGGGATCCGATTACTCAGCCGCCATCTTTAGTTACTGCCTCGATGCGGCGGGCATGTACATCTGGAAGGACGTCCCCGGCGTGCTAACGGCCGATCCTCGCTTATTCGACAACGTCAGCAAAATTGACCGCCTCAGTTATAAGGAGGCGATTGAGATGACTTACTACGGCGCAAAGGTGATCCACCCCAAGACGATCAAGCCGCTCCAGAATAAAAGTATTCCCCTACACGTCCGGAGCTTCATCGATCCGGAGGCCGTGGGCACCATCATCAGTGGTGAGGCCGGCGATAGCTACCCACCGATGGTAGCCGTGGAGAAGGACCAAGCGTTGGTTAACATAAGTACCAGGGACTTTTCCTTCGTCGCCGAACACCACATTAGCCAGTTGTTTGACCACATTACGGCGACCCGTCTGCAGGTGAATATGATGCAGAACACAGCCATCAGTTTCAACATTGTGGTGAACGACATTGACGACCGGATCGAGCGATTTCAGGCGCTGGTGGAAAAAGATTTCAAGACCACCGTTGATCGTGACCTGGAACTCATTACCATCCGCCACTACACACCGCAGGTGCGGGATAGTATGCGCCAGGGCAAAGTGATGCTCCTGGAAGGCCGTCTTCCGCTAACCTTGCAAATGGTCATGAAGGACGTACCCGTGATTAAGCGCCGCGATGAACCAGTGGTGGGTTGGAACGCGAAGGTGAGCTAA